Genomic segment of Myxococcus xanthus:
AACGTGGGCCTGCTGGTGTCCATGATGGTGCTCCCGGCCGTCATGGTGCTGGTGCCCATTGGCGTGGTGTGGACGTACGTGCGCACGCCAGACCACGCGGACCTGCGCAGCGTGGCGCTCTTCTACGACCCCACGCTGCCGTTGGGCGCCAGCGCCGCGCGCTTCCTCATCGACAAGACGCTCACCGACTGGTTCGGCATGTTCCTGGTGATGCCGGTGTTCGTGCCCATCCTCATCGCGTCCCAGAGCGTGGCGGGGGAGAAGGAGCGGCGCACGCTGGAGCCGCTCCTGGCCTCGCCCGTGACGGCGGCGGAGCTGGTGACGGGCAAGAGCCTGGCGGCGCTGGTGCCGTCCGTGGCGATTACGTGGACGGCCTTCGTCCTGTTCTGCGTGGGCGTGGACATCGTCGCGTGGCCGCTGGTGAAGATGCCGCTGATGCCCAACGCGCTGTGGACCTTCGGCGTGTTCGTCATCGCGCCCCTGTTCGCCTTCTTCGGCAACGGGGTGGCGGTGCTCATCTCCGCCCGGGTGAGCGAGGCGCGCATGGCCCAGCAGCTGTCCGCGCTGGTGGTGCTGCCCATCGTGGGCATGGTGGGTGGGCAGGTGGCGGGCGTGCTCAAGGCGGGCTTCGGCTACTACCTGCTCCAGGGCGCGGTAGTGCTGGTGCTGGACGCCCTCCTGCTGTGGGCCAGTATCCGCCTGTTGGACCGTGAGCGGCTGGTGAGTCGCTGGGGCTAGCGCGGACGCCGGCCGTCGCTTTCCAGGGCATCCAGCCTGTCGAGCGGCTAGGCTTTCGCCAGTAAAACTGGCATGTTGCGAGCAGGTGTCGGTACGCGAGCGCGCGCGCTTTCGTCCGGGATGCCATGCTCTTAAATAAAAGGGTTGGGGTGGCGGCGCGGGTTGACCGGCTGCCAACGCGGCCACGGAGGCGCTGACGGCAATGGGTATCTTCGACAGCATCAAGGGTGAGGCGAAGCGCAACTTCATCGCCCGGGCGGACTCGGCGAAGGGCGACATCATCTACAAGTATCCGGAGAACAACGTCCGGATGCTGACCCAGCTCACCGTCGATGCGGACGAGGTCGCCCTCTTCGTGAAGGACGGCAAGGTGGAGGGCAAGCTGGGGCCCGGCCGCCACTCGCTGGACACGAACAACATCCCGTTCCTGTCCCGCCTCATCGAAGGCTTCACGGGTGGCAACCTCTTCATCTCCGAAATCTTCTTCGTCTCCACCCGGGAGTTCGCCGGCGTGAAGTTCGGCGGCCCCATCGGTGACGTGCGCGACCCGGAGACGGGCCTGGGCATCGGCACCATGGTGTACGGCGACTTCTCCATCCGCGTGACGGACCCGGAGCGCCTGGTGGTGGGCCTGGTGGGCATGGGCCGCACCGGCAACGACGAGCTGCTCGGCTGGTTCAAGAACCAGGTGCTGAAGGTGACGCGCGACCGCATCGCGGAGCTGCTCGTCAAGAAGCGCTGGCCGCTGCTCGACGTGACGAGCGGCGCGTACACCGAGGAGATCGAGACCGAGGTCATCTCCGGGCTCAAGCCCCACGTGGACGGCTACGGCCTCACCGTGGTGCGGATGGGCAACTTCCACGTCTCCATCAAGGAGGAGGACGAGGCGACGCTGAAGAAGCTGGGCAAGGACGTGGCGTACTCGCGTCTGGCCGGTGGCTTCCAGCAGTACGCGCAGGGCCAGGCGATGCTCGGCGCGGCCGAGGGCATGGCCAAGGGCGGTGGCGGCGGTGGTGGTGCGGGCAACGCGCTGGGCGGCATGGGCATGGGCATGGGCTTCGGCATGGCCCAGCAGTTCATGAACCAGCAGCAGCACCAGCAGCGGCCTCCGGAGCCCGCGCCCGCGGCGCCCCCGGCGGACACGCGCAGCCCCGCGCAGCGCCTGAAGGAAATCAAGGAGCTGAAGGACGCAGGCGTCCTCAGTGACGAGGAGTACAATGCGAAGCGCGCGGAGCTGATGAAGCTCCTGTAGTTCCCTTCGTGTACCCCTGCGGTACCCAGAGCCTCCGTCCGACACCGGGCGGGGGCTCTCGTGTTTTCCCTGACATGCACTGGGGCTGGATGGACCTCAAACGTTCCCTGCGCTAGATAGCGGGCGCCGCGGTCGTCGTACGGTGTGCGTTTCAGGGCGCCCCACCTGGGGACTCAGATGGCGTGCGCCGTGCACGAGCGCGTGTGGGACGTGTCGCAGGAGATGCGTATTCCTGCGGGCCGGACGTCCCCGTGCCAGCCATGCGCTGGCCGCTCGTTCCCAGGGAGACAGGCGTTGATGCCCCTTCGTTTCAAGTCCCGCTCGGCGTTGTTGTGGCTCACCATTTCACTGTCCGCTTGCCGTGAGGATGTTCCGCCGGCGCCGGTCGTTCCGCCCATTGAAGACCCGCGGGAAGAGCAGTCCGTTCCGTACGTGTCCATCGATGGCATGGACAATGCGTCCGGCTTCCTGCGGGGCACCATCCAGGGGCAGGGCGACATCAGGGCCGTGGAAGTCCACGTGGACGGCGTGCTGCTCGGCTGGGCCGAGGTGAATGGTGACCAGTGGAGCATCCAATGGCTGCCCGGCGCGGCGATGCACTCCATCGAGGTGGTGGCCCATGACGGCTCGGGCACTCCGGCCCGCGCGTCGCTGGCGCTCCAGCCGTTGGACTTCGCCACGCCGCACGCGCTCTACCAGCCCCCGTCCCTGCTGACGCTGCCCACGAGCGAGTCCGCGACGACGCGCTACACGCTGGATGGCTCGACGCCGACGGCCCACTCGCCCATCTACACCTCGCCGTTGGTCCTGATGCGTTCACAGGGCGAGCCCACGCCCCTGTCCCTCATCCCCACGAATCCGCCGGAGACGCCGGTGGAGTGGCGATGGCTGCCGCCTCGCGGGCCGGTGAGCCGCGCCGCCGTGGTGCGGTTCCAGCAGTTCCAGGACGCCACGCCCGTGGGCGCCTCCGGCACGCGGAGCTATCTCATCGACAAGTCACATGGTCCGTTGCCGGTGATGTCGCTGACGGTGGACGCGGAGCACTTCTTTGGCTTCGAGCACGGCATCTACGTCCCCGGACGGATTCACGCGGAAGACCCCATGCCGGACGTGATGTGGGGCAACGGCAACTATCACCAGAGTGGCAAGGACTGGGAGCGCCCCCTCCACGTGGAGTGGTTCGAAGTGGAAGGCCAGCCGGTGATTTCGCAGGGGGCGGGCGTGCGCATCCACGGCTCGGGCAGCGCGGCGCTGCCGCACAAGAGCCTGCGCCTGTACGCGAAGGAGGACTACGGGCCGAAGACGTTCCGCGCGGCGGTGTTCCCCGGCGAGGCGCTGGATGAATACACGCGGCTCATCGTCCGCACGTCGGGCCAGGACCTGCTGTACTCCAAGATTCGCGACTGTGCGCTCCAGGGTCTGCTGCGGGAGACCGCGCTGCACCTGCAGGCTTGCCGCCCCACGGTCCTGTACCTCAACGGCGAGTACTGGGGCCTGCATGAGCTGCGCGAGCGATATGACGAGTACTACCTCGCGTCGCGCCACGGCATCGACCGCAAGAAGGTGGCCATCCTGGAGCTGGATGGGATGCTCGACACCGGCGAGGAAGGCGACGAGTCGCACTACCTGGCGCTGCTGGACTTCGTCCGGAACAACGACCTCTCGCTGCCGGAGAACCTGGCCCACGTGGAGTCGATGATGGATGTGGACGACTTCATCGACTATCAAATCGCGGAGATCTTCTTCGCGAACACGGACTGGCCCCACAACAACGTCAAGTTCTGGCGCTACGTCCAGCCGGAGTCCGGCGGGGCCGCGGCGAAGGACGGCCGCTGGCGCTGGCTGGTCTACGACCTGGACAACGCCTTCCTCGGTGACCCGGGCTACGACTCGCTGGCCCGGGTGATGACGGACGAGGCACTGCCGGAGTGGTCCGTGCTGCTCATCCGCCAGCTGATGACGAACGCGGACTTCAAGAACCGCTTCGTGTCGCGCTTCCAGTGGCACCTGGACAACACCTTCAGCGAGGAGCGCGTGACGGCGCAGCTGGAGTCGCTGGCCGACCTGATCGCCGCGGAGATTCCCGCGCACATCGAGCGTTGGGGCTATCCGGAGTCCGTGG
This window contains:
- a CDS encoding CotH kinase family protein, with the protein product MPLRFKSRSALLWLTISLSACREDVPPAPVVPPIEDPREEQSVPYVSIDGMDNASGFLRGTIQGQGDIRAVEVHVDGVLLGWAEVNGDQWSIQWLPGAAMHSIEVVAHDGSGTPARASLALQPLDFATPHALYQPPSLLTLPTSESATTRYTLDGSTPTAHSPIYTSPLVLMRSQGEPTPLSLIPTNPPETPVEWRWLPPRGPVSRAAVVRFQQFQDATPVGASGTRSYLIDKSHGPLPVMSLTVDAEHFFGFEHGIYVPGRIHAEDPMPDVMWGNGNYHQSGKDWERPLHVEWFEVEGQPVISQGAGVRIHGSGSAALPHKSLRLYAKEDYGPKTFRAAVFPGEALDEYTRLIVRTSGQDLLYSKIRDCALQGLLRETALHLQACRPTVLYLNGEYWGLHELRERYDEYYLASRHGIDRKKVAILELDGMLDTGEEGDESHYLALLDFVRNNDLSLPENLAHVESMMDVDDFIDYQIAEIFFANTDWPHNNVKFWRYVQPESGGAAAKDGRWRWLVYDLDNAFLGDPGYDSLARVMTDEALPEWSVLLIRQLMTNADFKNRFVSRFQWHLDNTFSEERVTAQLESLADLIAAEIPAHIERWGYPESVESWRYYVDAMRDFATQRPTYVRQHLEVSFGPF
- a CDS encoding SPFH domain-containing protein is translated as MGIFDSIKGEAKRNFIARADSAKGDIIYKYPENNVRMLTQLTVDADEVALFVKDGKVEGKLGPGRHSLDTNNIPFLSRLIEGFTGGNLFISEIFFVSTREFAGVKFGGPIGDVRDPETGLGIGTMVYGDFSIRVTDPERLVVGLVGMGRTGNDELLGWFKNQVLKVTRDRIAELLVKKRWPLLDVTSGAYTEEIETEVISGLKPHVDGYGLTVVRMGNFHVSIKEEDEATLKKLGKDVAYSRLAGGFQQYAQGQAMLGAAEGMAKGGGGGGGAGNALGGMGMGMGFGMAQQFMNQQQHQQRPPEPAPAAPPADTRSPAQRLKEIKELKDAGVLSDEEYNAKRAELMKLL
- a CDS encoding ABC transporter permease subunit; amino-acid sequence: MAFRPKRALAVFWKDFLDLRKNVGLLVSMMVLPAVMVLVPIGVVWTYVRTPDHADLRSVALFYDPTLPLGASAARFLIDKTLTDWFGMFLVMPVFVPILIASQSVAGEKERRTLEPLLASPVTAAELVTGKSLAALVPSVAITWTAFVLFCVGVDIVAWPLVKMPLMPNALWTFGVFVIAPLFAFFGNGVAVLISARVSEARMAQQLSALVVLPIVGMVGGQVAGVLKAGFGYYLLQGAVVLVLDALLLWASIRLLDRERLVSRWG